Proteins encoded in a region of the Haloglomus salinum genome:
- a CDS encoding CapA family protein, with translation MTVSSPAASPDDESDAPRLFVGGDFVLPEPGGREVLAPGLHERVEGADLAMVNLEAPIDPDCDPIEKSGPAKASAAGTADVLADFGVDAVTLANNHAMDYGAAGLRRTQRRCRRRGVATCGAGEDRDAAMEPHRADLDGTSVAVFSFCEQEFGIADAGSAGTAWVSHPDARRRVAAEAERSDMTIVVAHGGVEYVPFPPLSRQTQLRGFVEAGADIVVGHHPHVPQGWEVHQGTPIFYSLGNFRFEQPSREKTDWGLALDLTIEDGEPTSVDLVPTEQRDGTVHEIDRDRALDEQLQYLYRVTERTAQREQLRAHWQETAARLFEQRYTGWLRQGTGARLRDQIRDPGQHVSRDAAWDGDRQDEMLVLLNVLRNESHRAVIETALGLKTGECEDVRTEEVRGTVRELVQWTEDRQLYDRPSPARANLGMLATRVSEWLPTLSDDTGSRASGDSESV, from the coding sequence ATGACCGTCTCCTCTCCAGCAGCGTCGCCAGATGACGAGTCAGACGCGCCCCGGCTGTTCGTCGGGGGCGATTTCGTGCTTCCGGAACCGGGCGGCCGGGAGGTACTTGCCCCGGGACTCCACGAGCGCGTCGAGGGGGCCGACCTCGCCATGGTGAACCTCGAGGCACCCATCGACCCGGACTGTGACCCCATCGAGAAGTCCGGGCCGGCCAAGGCGTCCGCGGCGGGGACGGCGGACGTCCTCGCCGACTTCGGCGTGGATGCCGTCACGCTCGCGAACAACCACGCCATGGACTACGGAGCGGCGGGGCTTCGGCGGACGCAGCGTCGGTGTCGTCGCCGGGGCGTCGCGACCTGTGGCGCCGGCGAGGACCGCGATGCGGCCATGGAGCCACACCGGGCCGACCTCGACGGCACCTCCGTCGCCGTCTTCAGTTTCTGCGAGCAGGAGTTCGGCATCGCCGACGCGGGCTCGGCCGGGACGGCGTGGGTTTCACACCCCGACGCCCGACGACGGGTCGCCGCCGAGGCCGAGCGCTCGGATATGACCATCGTCGTGGCCCACGGGGGCGTGGAGTACGTCCCCTTCCCACCGCTGTCACGGCAGACCCAGCTCCGCGGGTTCGTCGAGGCCGGCGCCGACATCGTGGTCGGCCACCATCCGCACGTCCCGCAGGGATGGGAGGTCCACCAGGGGACACCCATCTTCTACAGCCTCGGGAACTTCCGCTTCGAGCAGCCCAGCCGGGAGAAGACGGACTGGGGGCTCGCGCTCGACCTCACTATCGAGGACGGCGAGCCGACCAGCGTCGACCTCGTCCCGACCGAGCAGCGTGACGGCACCGTCCACGAGATCGACCGTGACCGTGCGCTCGACGAGCAGCTCCAGTACCTCTACCGGGTGACCGAGCGGACCGCGCAGCGCGAGCAGCTCCGGGCCCACTGGCAGGAGACCGCCGCCCGGCTGTTCGAGCAGCGCTACACCGGCTGGCTCCGCCAGGGGACTGGTGCCCGCCTCCGGGACCAGATTCGCGACCCCGGCCAGCACGTCAGCCGGGACGCCGCGTGGGACGGCGACCGGCAGGACGAGATGCTCGTCCTCCTGAACGTCCTCCGCAACGAGTCCCACCGGGCGGTCATCGAGACGGCGCTCGGCCTCAAGACCGGTGAGTGCGAGGACGTGCGCACCGAGGAGGTCCGTGGGACCGTCCGCGAACTCGTCCAGTGGACCGAGGACCGACAGCTCTACGACCGCCCCTCGCCCGCCCGGGCGAACCTCGGGATGCTCGCGACACGCGTCTCGGAGTGGCTCCCCACGCTCTCCGACGACACCGGCTCCCGGGCCAGCGGCGACAGCGAGAGCGTCTGA
- a CDS encoding universal stress protein — translation MYETILLPFDGSDGATEVLHHAAEIANWADATIRVLYVADTNRDSVTVVEGHTVDVLEREGRDIVEEAEKTLETLGVSCRTDVVQGNPAPTIAEYAEEYDQDLVVMPTHGREGLSRYVVGSVAEKVVRLSSVPVLSVRMQADELLTFPYETVLVPTDGSDAAAHAADHLLAFAAALDATVHVLSVVDDSALGPDIRSTIAGEESEQAAEKAVETVVSAAERYGVTDVVRHIEHGRPAEGILGCIEANDIHAVGMGTTGRRGTDRILLGSVAEKTVRSAPVPVMTVAEPE, via the coding sequence ATGTACGAGACCATCCTCCTCCCGTTCGACGGCAGTGATGGCGCCACCGAGGTGCTCCATCACGCCGCCGAGATCGCGAACTGGGCCGACGCGACCATCCGCGTCCTGTACGTGGCGGACACGAACCGTGACAGCGTCACCGTCGTCGAGGGACACACCGTCGACGTCCTCGAACGCGAGGGACGGGATATCGTCGAAGAAGCCGAGAAGACGCTGGAGACGCTCGGTGTCTCGTGCCGAACCGATGTCGTGCAGGGGAACCCTGCCCCCACAATCGCCGAGTACGCCGAGGAGTACGACCAGGACCTGGTCGTGATGCCGACCCACGGGCGCGAGGGACTCTCCCGGTACGTCGTCGGGAGCGTCGCCGAGAAGGTCGTCCGGCTCTCCTCGGTGCCCGTCCTCTCCGTCCGGATGCAGGCCGACGAACTGCTCACGTTCCCGTACGAGACCGTCCTCGTCCCGACCGACGGCAGTGACGCCGCAGCACACGCCGCCGACCACCTTCTCGCGTTCGCGGCGGCACTCGACGCGACCGTCCACGTGCTCTCGGTCGTGGACGACTCCGCACTGGGGCCGGATATCCGGTCGACGATCGCCGGGGAGGAGAGCGAGCAGGCCGCGGAGAAGGCCGTCGAGACCGTCGTCTCGGCCGCCGAGAGGTACGGGGTCACGGATGTCGTCCGGCACATCGAACACGGGCGACCCGCGGAAGGAATCCTCGGCTGTATCGAGGCGAACGACATACACGCCGTCGGGATGGGGACCACGGGAAGACGTGGAACAGACCGTATCCTGCTCGGCAGTGTGGCGGAGAAGACCGTCCGCTCCGCCCCGGTCCCCGTCATGACCGTCGCGGAGCCGGAGTGA
- a CDS encoding hemolysin family protein has product MWSFLPTAASAAGLLQYTVPVAGVELGQTTVTAIGVGLILLLLLGSGFFSSSEIAMFSLPAHQIDAMVDQGLPGARAVKALKEDPHRLLVTILVGNNMVNITMSSVSTTIVGFYFDAGTAVVVSSLGITSMVLIFGESAPKSYAVENTEVHARRVARGLKVVEKVLWPLITLFYYLTGLVNRITGGNPSIESTYVTRDEIRNIIKTGEREGVLDEEERQLLQRALRFTDASAKEVMTPRLDMEGISGDATVREAVEQCIQSGHARLPAYEGSLDNIVGIFDIRNLEDIDYDDATDLEVSDVVTPTLQVPESKNVDELLTEMREKRLHMVIVIDEFGATGGLITMEDVLEEIVGEILVGDEEHPIEFIDETEVLVRGGVNIDEVNEALGIDLPEGEEFETIAGFIFNRAGRLVEQGETFEYQNVTLRAEQVEDTRIQKVRVTVDRPVDRAVDERTSVEEGDPE; this is encoded by the coding sequence ATGTGGTCATTCCTGCCCACAGCAGCATCTGCGGCCGGTCTCCTCCAGTACACTGTGCCGGTCGCCGGGGTCGAACTGGGGCAGACGACAGTCACCGCGATCGGCGTCGGTCTGATATTGCTACTCCTCCTGGGGTCGGGGTTCTTCTCCTCGTCGGAGATCGCGATGTTCTCCCTGCCGGCCCACCAGATCGACGCGATGGTCGACCAGGGCCTGCCCGGCGCACGGGCGGTCAAGGCACTCAAGGAGGACCCCCATCGCCTGCTCGTGACCATCCTCGTCGGGAACAACATGGTCAACATCACGATGTCCTCGGTCTCGACGACCATCGTCGGCTTCTACTTCGACGCCGGCACGGCAGTCGTCGTCTCGTCGCTCGGTATCACCTCGATGGTGCTGATATTCGGCGAGAGTGCGCCGAAGTCCTACGCCGTCGAGAACACCGAGGTCCACGCCCGGCGCGTCGCCCGGGGGCTGAAGGTCGTCGAGAAGGTACTGTGGCCCCTCATCACCCTGTTCTACTACCTGACCGGCCTCGTCAACAGGATCACCGGCGGCAACCCGTCGATCGAGTCGACGTACGTCACCCGTGACGAGATCCGGAACATCATCAAGACGGGTGAGCGCGAGGGCGTGCTCGACGAGGAGGAACGCCAGCTCCTCCAGCGCGCCCTCCGGTTCACGGATGCGTCTGCCAAGGAAGTGATGACCCCGCGGCTCGACATGGAAGGCATCTCCGGGGACGCGACCGTCCGGGAGGCGGTCGAGCAGTGTATCCAGTCGGGCCACGCCCGCCTGCCGGCCTACGAGGGATCGCTGGACAACATCGTCGGTATCTTCGATATCCGCAATCTGGAGGACATCGACTACGACGACGCGACCGACCTCGAGGTGAGCGATGTCGTCACGCCGACACTCCAGGTTCCCGAGTCGAAGAACGTCGACGAACTGCTCACGGAGATGCGCGAGAAGCGACTCCACATGGTCATCGTCATCGACGAGTTCGGCGCGACCGGGGGCCTCATCACGATGGAGGACGTCCTCGAGGAGATCGTCGGCGAGATACTGGTCGGCGACGAGGAACACCCGATCGAGTTCATCGACGAGACGGAGGTGCTGGTCCGTGGAGGAGTCAACATCGACGAGGTCAACGAGGCGCTGGGCATCGACCTGCCCGAGGGCGAGGAGTTCGAGACCATCGCCGGCTTCATCTTCAACCGTGCCGGTCGGCTCGTCGAGCAGGGCGAGACGTTCGAGTACCAGAACGTGACGCTACGGGCCGAACAGGTGGAGGACACCCGCATCCAGAAGGTGCGGGTGACCGTCGACCGGCCGGTCGACCGAGCCGTCGACGAGCGCACGTCGGTCGAGGAGGGCGACCCCGAGTGA
- a CDS encoding universal stress protein, giving the protein MSDDDPAPTAESIMSDNDLDIREPPRILVPVEVLEGESISESLVEFLAPARIILLGYHVLPEQTPTEQASMQFEDRARTAVEDIADTFRGVGRGVETRVAFTHDRDQTVERVAEEVGATAILLPNPSSDIEDVLVPIRGAVDVGRLADLVSTLLGGHAGTVTLWGLDTGGEYDTDAAVERARETLLDRGLPAEQITAEHAESESPVWDIVDRSGEFDIIVMGAGGPSLLSSLFGDPTERVAEGAVAPVIVVRTRED; this is encoded by the coding sequence ATGTCCGACGACGACCCCGCGCCGACTGCCGAATCCATCATGTCCGACAACGACCTCGATATCCGTGAACCGCCGCGCATCCTCGTCCCGGTCGAGGTACTGGAGGGCGAGTCCATCTCCGAGTCGCTCGTCGAGTTCCTCGCACCCGCACGAATCATCCTGCTGGGCTACCACGTCCTCCCCGAGCAGACACCGACCGAGCAGGCCAGCATGCAGTTCGAGGACCGCGCCAGGACCGCCGTCGAGGACATCGCGGACACGTTCCGCGGGGTGGGCCGGGGCGTTGAGACCCGTGTCGCCTTCACCCACGACCGGGACCAGACCGTCGAGCGCGTCGCCGAGGAGGTCGGCGCGACTGCCATCCTCCTCCCGAACCCATCGAGCGACATCGAGGACGTGCTCGTCCCCATCCGTGGCGCGGTCGACGTCGGCCGCCTCGCGGACCTCGTCTCGACGCTGCTGGGTGGCCACGCCGGCACGGTGACGCTCTGGGGACTGGACACCGGTGGCGAGTACGACACGGACGCGGCCGTCGAGCGGGCCCGGGAGACGCTGCTCGACCGGGGCCTCCCGGCGGAGCAGATAACTGCGGAGCACGCCGAGTCGGAGTCGCCGGTCTGGGATATCGTCGACCGCTCCGGCGAGTTCGACATCATCGTGATGGGCGCGGGCGGCCCCTCGCTGCTGTCGTCCCTGTTCGGCGACCCGACCGAACGCGTCGCGGAGGGGGCGGTGGCGCCGGTCATCGTCGTCCGGACCCGCGAGGACTGA
- a CDS encoding oligosaccharide flippase family protein: protein MKRNTVTAFFSIAGGRIAVIMVSFLITPALVYFLSQAEYGAYGVVMAVFGMLMILVSSGINSGVRKFLAEERDGHEDWASEVFGFYFRVALALAVIPAVLLALAAYTGIIGRFMGPKFEPYFYLLAVLTLAAQFREYVRRALMGLELEHISEPIKVLHKVAFGVAAVALAALGFGVKGVLAGEIIASSLAFVVAFYFIVQKISIREALTGTTPAFPRRELFNFNYLTVVYIFLLTSMYHVDVLMVNEFVNSQTAGVYKGALVIVQFLWLVPRSVQSVLIQSTSGLWADNDIERVNEMASKATRYTLLFTLLLAIGLGALAADFVPIYLGEDYASAALPVLLLLPGTLGFAVARPIFAISHAKGELKVVIAATGAAAVINLALNALLIPQYGMIGAAIATSVGYGSLPVFHYWGARQIGYEPFADARLSRIALTGLVAGVPTVALALTFERGWLALLVVPPVGFLLYATVALLTGAIDTEEVLSVLVALPAPIGPRARSLRTRLERPSGSVSPFTRSRGRWLFTRFLLLVGLVAFVAGIAVAAGIHDPNLGSEPTVRSTPTEPPEPAPGGGGSGSGGDPTATPTPTDTARGGQSSPSPTDGGEPTGGPTDSPTATGSPTDGDDPTHTSDSGATPTPTPTSGSGPTPPSTPTSGGGSSTPTATQTPTATQTPTNGGGSTPTTTPTSGDGGGSTPTATQTPTATPTATPTTTATSTATPTATPTTTATSTATPTSASSPTATATPTPTTTATATATPTATATPTSASSPTPTPGLWWLVGLLRELTGVLTTVAGALLVWRR from the coding sequence ATGAAACGCAACACCGTCACCGCGTTCTTCTCCATCGCGGGGGGCCGTATCGCGGTCATCATGGTCTCCTTCCTCATCACGCCCGCCCTCGTCTACTTCCTGAGTCAGGCGGAGTACGGGGCCTACGGGGTCGTGATGGCGGTGTTCGGGATGCTGATGATCCTCGTCAGCTCCGGCATCAACAGCGGTGTCCGGAAGTTCCTCGCGGAGGAGCGCGACGGGCACGAGGACTGGGCCAGCGAGGTGTTCGGCTTCTACTTCCGCGTGGCGCTGGCGCTGGCGGTCATCCCGGCAGTGCTGCTGGCCCTCGCTGCCTACACCGGCATCATCGGCCGGTTCATGGGCCCGAAGTTCGAGCCGTACTTCTACCTGCTGGCGGTGCTCACACTCGCCGCGCAGTTTCGCGAGTACGTCCGCCGGGCGCTGATGGGGCTCGAACTCGAGCACATCTCCGAGCCCATCAAGGTCCTCCACAAGGTGGCGTTCGGGGTCGCGGCGGTGGCGCTGGCGGCGCTCGGCTTCGGCGTCAAGGGCGTCCTCGCCGGCGAGATAATCGCGAGTTCGCTCGCGTTCGTGGTCGCGTTCTACTTCATCGTCCAGAAGATCTCCATCAGGGAGGCACTCACCGGGACCACACCCGCCTTCCCGCGGCGCGAGCTGTTCAACTTCAACTACCTCACGGTCGTCTACATCTTCCTGCTGACGTCGATGTACCACGTCGACGTGCTGATGGTCAACGAATTCGTGAACAGCCAGACCGCCGGCGTCTACAAGGGCGCGCTCGTCATCGTCCAGTTCCTCTGGCTGGTGCCCCGCTCCGTCCAGTCGGTGCTTATCCAGTCGACGTCCGGGCTGTGGGCCGACAACGACATCGAGCGGGTCAACGAGATGGCCTCGAAGGCGACCCGCTACACCCTGCTGTTCACGCTCCTGCTGGCTATCGGACTGGGCGCGCTCGCCGCTGACTTCGTCCCCATCTACCTGGGCGAGGACTACGCGTCCGCCGCCCTCCCGGTGCTGCTGTTGCTCCCGGGGACGCTCGGCTTCGCCGTCGCACGGCCCATCTTCGCCATCAGCCACGCGAAGGGTGAACTGAAGGTCGTCATCGCCGCGACGGGTGCGGCGGCGGTCATCAACCTCGCGCTGAACGCGCTGCTCATCCCGCAGTACGGGATGATCGGCGCCGCCATCGCGACCAGTGTCGGCTACGGGTCGCTCCCGGTCTTCCACTACTGGGGCGCCCGGCAGATCGGCTACGAGCCGTTCGCCGACGCGCGGCTCTCGCGTATCGCGCTCACGGGCCTCGTCGCGGGCGTCCCGACGGTCGCGCTCGCACTCACCTTCGAGCGCGGGTGGCTCGCCCTGCTGGTCGTCCCGCCCGTCGGCTTCCTGCTGTACGCGACCGTCGCGCTCCTGACCGGCGCCATCGACACGGAGGAGGTCCTCTCGGTCCTGGTGGCGCTGCCGGCCCCCATCGGGCCGAGAGCCCGGTCGCTCCGCACCCGGCTGGAGCGTCCGTCGGGCTCGGTGTCACCGTTCACGCGGAGCCGCGGCCGATGGCTGTTCACCCGGTTCCTCCTCCTCGTGGGGCTCGTGGCGTTCGTCGCCGGCATCGCGGTCGCCGCCGGCATCCACGACCCGAACCTCGGCTCGGAGCCGACCGTCCGCTCGACGCCGACCGAGCCCCCGGAGCCGGCACCGGGGGGCGGCGGTAGCGGCAGCGGTGGCGACCCGACCGCGACTCCGACTCCCACGGACACCGCCCGCGGCGGCCAGTCGTCGCCGTCACCGACCGACGGTGGTGAGCCGACCGGCGGCCCGACGGACTCACCGACAGCCACCGGCTCGCCGACGGACGGGGACGACCCGACCCACACAAGCGACAGCGGTGCGACACCGACGCCCACGCCGACCAGTGGCAGCGGTCCGACACCCCCATCGACGCCGACCAGCGGCGGCGGCAGCTCGACACCCACGGCCACGCAGACGCCCACAGCAACACAAACGCCCACGAACGGCGGCGGGTCGACGCCGACGACCACACCAACCAGCGGCGATGGGGGTGGCTCAACGCCGACGGCCACGCAGACGCCCACAGCCACCCCGACCGCCACCCCGACCACCACGGCTACGTCGACCGCGACGCCGACCGCCACCCCGACCACTACGGCTACGTCGACCGCCACCCCGACCTCGGCCTCGTCGCCGACAGCCACCGCGACACCCACCCCGACCACCACGGCTACGGCGACCGCGACGCCGACCGCCACTGCGACGCCGACCTCGGCCTCGTCGCCGACACCGACTCCGGGACTCTGGTGGCTCGTCGGCCTCCTGCGGGAGCTGACGGGCGTGCTGACGACCGTGGCGGGCGCACTGCTCGTGTGGCGGCGCTAG
- a CDS encoding enoyl-CoA hydratase/isomerase family protein, with translation MTDDQEFDTIRLESPADYLAEIRLDRPDSLNTVNEQMLEDLDEAIDLLEANEGVDTDVRAILIRGEGEKAFSAGADVQSSGAMSNREGVEHSRKGQRVFGKLRESDLPVVAAIQGYALGGGLELSMCADLRVASADSEYGLPEHNLGLLPGWGGTQRLQRLIGESAAKQVVFTADRFDPERMHELGFLCEVYDDEEFDERAVEFAASIAGGPPIAQRYTKRAMREGWDSMDAGLEIEATAFGHLLDTDDLAAGVTAFVTDQEPEFEGE, from the coding sequence ATGACGGACGACCAGGAGTTCGACACCATCCGCCTCGAATCGCCCGCCGACTACCTCGCCGAGATACGGCTCGACCGGCCGGACAGCCTCAACACGGTCAACGAGCAGATGCTCGAGGACCTCGACGAGGCCATCGACCTGCTGGAGGCCAACGAGGGCGTCGACACGGACGTACGGGCCATCCTCATCCGGGGTGAGGGCGAGAAGGCGTTCTCCGCGGGCGCGGACGTGCAGTCCTCGGGCGCGATGAGCAACCGCGAGGGGGTCGAGCACTCCCGGAAGGGCCAGCGGGTCTTCGGCAAACTCCGCGAGAGCGACCTCCCGGTCGTGGCGGCCATCCAGGGGTACGCACTCGGAGGCGGCCTCGAACTGTCGATGTGTGCGGACCTCCGGGTCGCCAGCGCGGACTCGGAGTACGGCCTCCCGGAGCACAATCTCGGCCTCCTCCCCGGGTGGGGCGGCACCCAGCGGCTCCAGCGGCTCATCGGCGAGAGCGCCGCGAAGCAGGTCGTCTTCACCGCCGACCGGTTCGACCCCGAACGGATGCACGAACTCGGCTTCCTCTGTGAGGTGTACGACGACGAGGAGTTCGACGAGCGGGCCGTCGAGTTCGCCGCCAGCATCGCTGGCGGGCCGCCCATCGCCCAGCGCTACACGAAGCGCGCGATGCGCGAGGGCTGGGACAGCATGGACGCCGGCCTCGAGATCGAGGCGACGGCGTTCGGCCACCTGCTCGATACCGACGACCTCGCCGCCGGCGTGACGGCGTTCGTGACCGATCAGGAGCCGGAGTTCGAGGGCGAGTAA
- a CDS encoding right-handed parallel beta-helix repeat-containing protein gives MRISIPFLLLGALVALGGVAGGTTTPPTPVSECTTIDTPGSYELAGDISNSATSPCIEVTASDVVFDGAGHEIDGVGNGTGVQVAGTGTLSNVTVRNLRVTDWETGVRYATVSDGVVDSVNASGNGATGIVFSKTTASTVRDATVTGNEDGIRLVGSADNVVRALDSAANANRGVVVRSRSPNNTLAGSAVSDNRVGIAIETASPDTTVVDSTVTGSTTDGVAIEDADGTHLENVTVLGSGDWALTQAGVGTTTTIDLELSSAVVETRSRRASLRAVPTPTPPPSGMTAVGGAVEATDTGSGAYLSLNVSYASASGAAESTLRMWRHDGSWSTVPGTNGVDTAANYVYANATAFPGSVTEFAPLGNGSSTPTATATPTPSPTPNGTATPTPNGTATPSPTPVPTPTATAAPTMTPITATPTSTPTPPPTMTPITATPTPAPTAVPVSDCRIIDEPGLYVLTQDLTDRPEDVCIDIRASSVTFDGNKHAIDSAGLPSTAGVLARDPSGGQLADVTVRDLEATNWDAGVRFRNLTASAVTDVEVRNNSVGVSILSATDIAVTGMDGALNGGPGWEGGTIVVRDTTDSTVMNATSAPIDGALIGYLVEDSTNVTVAEVSFDSEAGAGIHVLGGSDNTVRDARIRAGTFTWYGLGATGSHRVEVRDVAINGSANDGVLVTDTDDGRVVNVTAWDNGGDSLSAQGTTTNLTVRELQLGASDPTVVGATGRNFALNPTGAPAGDPSGMRNLSQYVRVSGSNPDVVVNVSYAPTDLVAANVSESTVEPWRYDGSWSQASGAAGTVPGSNYVYATVDVSGSPSIVVAPLGEADSGPPTVSGGPGFGLLVALAALLAWAFGLRRVA, from the coding sequence ATGCGAATCAGCATCCCCTTCCTCCTCCTCGGAGCGCTGGTCGCCCTCGGTGGGGTCGCAGGGGGCACGACGACGCCACCGACGCCGGTGAGCGAGTGCACGACCATCGACACGCCCGGGAGCTACGAACTGGCGGGCGATATCAGTAACAGCGCCACGAGCCCATGCATCGAGGTAACGGCCAGCGACGTGGTCTTCGACGGGGCGGGCCACGAGATCGACGGCGTGGGCAACGGGACCGGCGTTCAGGTCGCCGGCACGGGGACACTCTCGAACGTGACCGTCCGGAACCTGCGGGTGACGGACTGGGAGACCGGCGTCAGATACGCCACCGTGAGCGACGGCGTGGTCGATTCGGTGAACGCCTCGGGGAACGGCGCGACGGGAATCGTCTTCAGCAAGACCACCGCTTCGACCGTTCGCGACGCCACCGTGACCGGTAACGAGGACGGAATCAGACTCGTCGGGAGCGCGGACAACGTCGTCCGTGCCCTCGACAGCGCGGCTAACGCGAACCGTGGGGTCGTCGTCCGGTCGCGGAGTCCCAACAACACCCTGGCCGGAAGCGCCGTCTCGGACAACCGGGTCGGCATCGCTATCGAGACGGCGAGTCCGGACACGACCGTCGTGGACTCGACGGTGACCGGCTCGACGACCGACGGCGTCGCTATCGAGGACGCCGACGGGACGCATCTGGAGAACGTGACCGTGCTCGGCAGCGGCGACTGGGCACTGACACAGGCCGGCGTCGGCACGACCACGACCATCGACCTCGAACTCTCCTCGGCGGTCGTCGAGACGCGCTCGCGGCGGGCATCGCTGCGTGCTGTCCCCACGCCGACACCCCCACCGAGCGGTATGACTGCCGTCGGCGGGGCGGTCGAGGCGACCGACACCGGGAGCGGCGCGTACCTCTCCCTCAACGTGAGCTACGCGAGCGCGTCGGGCGCCGCGGAATCGACGCTTCGCATGTGGCGCCACGACGGCAGCTGGTCGACGGTCCCCGGCACGAACGGGGTCGACACTGCCGCGAACTACGTCTACGCCAACGCCACGGCGTTCCCGGGGTCGGTCACCGAGTTCGCGCCGCTGGGGAACGGCTCCAGCACGCCCACAGCCACGGCAACGCCGACGCCTTCCCCGACGCCGAACGGGACCGCGACCCCGACACCGAACGGGACGGCCACGCCCTCGCCGACGCCGGTCCCGACACCGACGGCGACCGCCGCGCCGACGATGACGCCGATAACGGCGACCCCGACCTCGACGCCGACACCCCCGCCGACGATGACGCCGATAACGGCGACCCCGACGCCAGCACCGACCGCGGTCCCGGTTTCGGACTGTCGCATCATCGACGAGCCCGGGCTGTACGTCCTGACCCAGGACCTCACCGACCGACCCGAGGACGTCTGCATCGACATCCGGGCGAGCAGCGTGACGTTCGACGGGAACAAGCACGCCATCGACAGCGCCGGGCTGCCCTCGACCGCGGGCGTGCTGGCACGGGACCCCAGTGGCGGGCAGTTGGCCGATGTGACCGTCCGGGACCTGGAGGCTACGAACTGGGATGCCGGCGTCCGGTTCCGGAACCTCACGGCCAGCGCGGTGACCGATGTCGAGGTACGGAACAACAGCGTCGGCGTTTCGATCCTGTCCGCGACCGATATCGCGGTCACGGGCATGGACGGCGCCCTGAACGGCGGCCCCGGCTGGGAGGGCGGGACCATCGTCGTCAGGGACACGACCGACAGTACGGTGATGAACGCCACCAGTGCGCCGATCGATGGCGCCCTCATCGGCTACCTGGTCGAGGATAGCACCAACGTCACGGTCGCGGAGGTCAGCTTCGACAGCGAAGCCGGGGCCGGAATCCACGTCCTCGGCGGCTCGGACAACACCGTCAGGGACGCCCGCATCCGGGCGGGAACCTTCACCTGGTACGGGCTGGGGGCGACCGGCTCCCATCGAGTCGAGGTCCGTGATGTTGCCATCAACGGAAGCGCGAACGATGGGGTCCTCGTGACCGACACCGACGACGGGCGCGTCGTGAACGTCACGGCGTGGGACAACGGGGGGGACTCGCTGAGTGCCCAGGGGACGACGACCAACCTGACGGTACGGGAGCTCCAGCTCGGCGCGAGCGACCCGACCGTCGTCGGGGCTACCGGTCGCAACTTCGCTCTCAACCCGACGGGGGCGCCGGCTGGTGACCCGTCCGGCATGCGGAACCTCTCGCAGTACGTCCGGGTGTCTGGGAGCAACCCGGATGTCGTGGTCAACGTGAGCTACGCACCGACCGACCTCGTGGCGGCCAACGTCAGCGAGTCGACGGTCGAGCCGTGGCGCTACGACGGCAGCTGGAGCCAGGCGAGCGGCGCTGCCGGGACCGTCCCGGGGAGCAACTACGTCTACGCCACCGTCGACGTCTCGGGCAGTCCCTCCATCGTGGTCGCGCCGCTCGGTGAGGCCGACAGCGGGCCGCCGACCGTCAGCGGCGGCCCCGGGTTCGGACTGCTCGTCGCGCTGGCTGCCCTGCTGGCGTGGGCGTTCGGCCTCCGCCGAGTGGCGTGA